In the Gossypium raimondii isolate GPD5lz chromosome 9, ASM2569854v1, whole genome shotgun sequence genome, one interval contains:
- the LOC105799697 gene encoding growth-regulating factor 3, with the protein MDGVLLPHWSLKEELKEKMVFPMQCAEAEKTAATTLLSLSLTHSLSTDLHLKQWRNQHESEQQPSAKIPKLLLNLDAHHHHHHHSQQQQQHASSKPSALPLFVSESNSKISGSLSAPLPDSNSRMGSYFSLAQWQELELQALIYRYMLAGAAVPPELLHPIKKSLLYSSSYFLHHYQPALLQSGYWGRAAMDPEPGHCRRTDGKKWRCSKDVVPGQKYCERHVHCGRNRSRKPVEMPTSSSTAAAANNSNVSVIARFGGGGSGCGAVKARSPMTASTLAAVANGPNNIGFSRPSPPVDLLQLNHSSPESKTKPKGLFEAQNEVDDRSDGHILRHFIDDWPRTLQDPDNNGTNASPINSSTCLSISMPGNSSSDLSLKLSTGIGDSRREHHQQPPLNWAMGGWAVSNQVASMGGPLAEALRSSSTSNSSATSVLHQLPKGSTSEISYIST; encoded by the exons ATGGATGGAGTCCTCCTTCCCCACTGGTCTCTCAAAGAGGAGCTTAAAGAAAAAATGGTATTTccaatgcaatgtgcagaggCAGAAAAAACTGCAG CTACAACTCTTTTATCTTTATCTCTCACTCACTCTCTCTCCACGGACTTGCATTTGAAGCAATGGAGAAACCAGCATGAGTCAGAGCAACAACCTTCTGCAAAGATACCAAAACTTCTACTTAACCTTGATGCccatcaccaccaccaccaccactcACAACAGCAACAGCAACACGCATCCTCTAAACCATCTGCTCTCCCCTTGTTTGTATCTGAATCCAACAGCAAAATCAGTGGCAGCCTATCAGCACCACTTCCTGATTCCAACAGCA GAATGGGAAGCTATTTCAGCTTGGCTCAGTGGCAAGAACTGGAGTTACAAGCATTGATCTATAGATACATGTTGGCAGGCGCTGCTGTTCCTCCCGAACTCCTCCACCCAATCAAGAAAAGCCTTCTTTACTCTTCCTCCTATTTCCTCCACCATTACCAGCCAGCTT TGTTACAATCAGGGTACTGGGGAAGAGCAGCAATGGATCCGGAGCCTGGCCATTGCCGGAGAACTGACGGCAAGAAATGGAGGTGCTCCAAGGACGTGGTGCCTGGACAGAAGTATTGCGAGCGACACGTACACTGTGGCCGCAACCGTTCAAGAAAGCCTGTGGAAATGCCCACATCTAGCAGCACCGCCGCTGCAGCTAATAATAGCAATGTCAGTGTAATTGCTCGTTTCGGCGGTGGTGGTAGTGGATGTGGTGCCGTAAAAGCCAGATCCCCAATGACCGCTTCAACCTTAGCAGCGGTGGCTAACGGTCCCAACAATATTGGCTTTTCTAGGCCTTCCCCTCCCGTTGATCTTCTTCAGCTTAATCATAG TTCCCCAGAGTCCAAAACTAAACCTAAGGGTCTTTTTGAAGCCCAAAATGAGGTCGATGACAGATCTGATGGTCACATTTTGAGacattttattgatgattggCCCAGAACACTACAAGACCCTGACAATAATGGAACTAATGCAAGCCCCATTAATTCCTCCACATGCCTCTCGATTTCTATGCCCGGGAATTCCTCCTCGGATCTGTCGTTGAAGCTGTCTACAGGAATTGGCGACAGCAGAAGGGAGCATCATCAGCAGCCACCGTTGAACTGGGCCATGGGAGGATGGGCAGTATCGAACCAGGTGGCTTCTATGGGAGGACCTCTTGCCGAGGCTTTACGATCATCATCCACATCTAATTCATCAGCCACTAGTGTTCTGCATCAGTTGCCTAAGGGTTCTACTTCTGAAATTAGCTATATCAGCACTTGA